A region of Methyloversatilis discipulorum DNA encodes the following proteins:
- a CDS encoding methyl-accepting chemotaxis protein → MKNMLSIRKAFLFHSIFASVVCIAVFGSQQILFPGVTGLIAAGAVCATVIMGVGIWFGTGFGQRAELLVNAMHSLAEGKLNHKLSLSGKDDFAWLGYEYNQACKSFRKLIEKMTTLSSTLTSSAEELSKLTIAANETGSRQADRIRTVAEAMEQMTASARQVADLSADMDSIVRAAGDSTRSGKTDLEVSMEGVSRIAKEMEESLQVIERLVKDSEEIAKINDVVKDISDQTNLLALNAAIEAARAGEQGRGFAVVADEVRKLAQRTQGSTADIEQIVAKIRHDAQETVERVGQASERVSGAVTTSRGAVETFESILHRMEELVNKSGEVATSMREQDTTAHAILRNAGELSALSEDNARGVAQTASQGESVAGSARELEASLRTFQI, encoded by the coding sequence ATGAAGAACATGCTGAGCATCCGCAAAGCCTTCCTTTTTCACTCCATCTTTGCGTCCGTCGTCTGCATCGCAGTGTTCGGCTCGCAGCAGATACTGTTCCCGGGAGTGACCGGACTGATTGCAGCCGGTGCGGTATGCGCCACCGTCATCATGGGTGTCGGCATCTGGTTCGGTACCGGCTTCGGCCAGCGCGCCGAACTGCTGGTCAACGCCATGCACAGCCTTGCCGAAGGCAAGCTGAATCACAAGCTCAGCCTGTCCGGCAAGGACGATTTTGCCTGGCTGGGCTATGAGTACAACCAGGCCTGCAAGTCTTTCCGCAAGCTGATCGAGAAGATGACGACCCTGTCGTCGACGCTCACCAGTTCGGCTGAAGAACTGTCCAAGCTGACCATTGCCGCCAACGAGACCGGTTCGCGCCAGGCCGACCGCATCCGTACCGTCGCCGAAGCGATGGAGCAGATGACCGCCTCGGCCCGCCAGGTCGCCGATCTGTCGGCCGACATGGACAGCATCGTGCGTGCCGCCGGCGACAGCACGCGCAGCGGCAAGACCGACCTCGAAGTGTCGATGGAGGGCGTCAGCCGCATCGCAAAGGAGATGGAAGAGTCGCTGCAGGTGATCGAGCGCCTGGTCAAGGATTCCGAAGAGATCGCCAAGATCAACGACGTGGTGAAGGACATTTCCGACCAGACCAATCTGCTGGCGCTCAACGCCGCCATCGAAGCCGCGCGCGCCGGCGAGCAGGGTCGCGGTTTTGCGGTGGTGGCCGACGAGGTGCGCAAGCTGGCGCAACGCACCCAGGGGTCGACCGCGGACATCGAGCAGATCGTCGCCAAGATCCGTCACGACGCTCAGGAAACGGTCGAGCGCGTCGGTCAGGCCAGCGAGCGCGTCAGCGGCGCGGTGACCACCTCGCGCGGCGCAGTGGAGACGTTCGAGTCCATCCTGCACCGCATGGAAGAACTGGTGAACAAGTCGGGTGAAGTGGCGACCAGCATGCGCGAACAGGACACCACGGCGCACGCCATCCTGCGCAATGCGGGCGAACTGTCGGCGCTGTCCGAGGACAACGCACGCGGCGTGGCGCAGACCGCGTCGCAGGGCGAATCGGTCGCCGGTTCGGCGCGCGAGCTCGAAGCCAGCCTGCGTACCTTCCAGATCTGA
- a CDS encoding TRAP transporter large permease, producing the protein MSAAIIFALLLVLMLTGMPVSISLGLTVLTFLFTMTDVPVESVALKLFTGIEKFEIMAIPFFILAGNFLTHGGVAKRMINFATSLVGHFHGGLGMGGVVACGLFAAVSGSSPATVAAIGAILLPAMVKQGFPMKFGAGIVASSGALGILIPPSIVMVMYAVSTNSSIGALFMAGIIPGAVLLFMLGFTTWWRAKSNNYPRMPKAPMADRIKAFRESFWGLMLIVVVMGGIYTGIFTPTEAAAMSAVYAFIVAVFVYRDLPLKRIPKVLLDSANMSAMLLYIITNAILFSFLLTSEQIPQAVAAWLVDSGMGALGFLLVVNILLLLAGNIMEPSSIILITAPILFPVAMALGIDPVHFGIIITVNMEIGMITPPVGLNLYVGSGIAKLGMTDMTKAVSPWLVTMLIFLVIVTYWPALSLWLPRTLGMIN; encoded by the coding sequence ATGAGCGCCGCCATCATCTTTGCACTGCTGCTGGTGCTGATGCTCACCGGCATGCCGGTGTCCATCTCGCTGGGTCTGACCGTACTGACCTTCCTGTTCACGATGACCGATGTGCCGGTCGAGTCAGTGGCGCTGAAACTGTTCACCGGTATCGAGAAGTTCGAAATCATGGCGATTCCGTTCTTCATCCTGGCCGGCAACTTCCTCACCCACGGTGGTGTGGCGAAGCGGATGATCAACTTCGCCACCTCGCTGGTCGGCCACTTCCACGGCGGTCTGGGCATGGGCGGTGTGGTGGCCTGTGGCCTGTTTGCCGCGGTGTCGGGCTCCAGCCCGGCGACGGTGGCGGCGATCGGCGCCATCCTGCTGCCGGCGATGGTGAAGCAGGGCTTCCCGATGAAGTTCGGCGCCGGCATCGTCGCCAGCTCTGGCGCACTGGGCATCCTGATTCCGCCGTCCATCGTGATGGTGATGTATGCGGTGTCGACCAATTCGTCGATCGGCGCGCTGTTCATGGCCGGCATCATTCCGGGCGCGGTGCTGCTGTTCATGCTGGGCTTCACCACCTGGTGGCGGGCCAAGAGCAACAACTACCCGCGCATGCCGAAGGCGCCGATGGCCGATCGCATCAAGGCCTTCCGCGAATCCTTCTGGGGGCTGATGCTCATCGTCGTCGTGATGGGCGGCATCTACACCGGCATCTTCACGCCGACCGAAGCGGCGGCGATGAGTGCGGTGTACGCCTTCATCGTCGCGGTGTTCGTCTATCGCGACCTGCCGCTGAAGCGCATCCCCAAGGTGCTGCTCGATTCGGCCAACATGAGCGCGATGCTGCTCTACATCATCACCAACGCCATCCTGTTCTCCTTCCTGCTGACCTCGGAACAGATTCCGCAGGCGGTGGCGGCCTGGCTGGTGGACAGCGGCATGGGGGCGCTCGGCTTCCTGCTCGTGGTGAACATCCTGCTGCTGCTGGCCGGCAACATCATGGAGCCGTCGTCCATCATTCTGATCACCGCGCCCATCCTTTTCCCGGTGGCGATGGCGCTGGGCATCGATCCGGTGCACTTCGGCATCATCATCACGGTGAACATGGAGATCGGCATGATCACGCCGCCGGTGGGCCTCAACCTGTACGTCGGCAGCGGCATCGCCAAGCTGGGCATGACGGACATGACCAAGGCGGTGTCGCCGTGGCTGGTCACGATGCTCATCTTCCTGGTCATCGTCACCTACTGGCCGGCGCTGTCGCTGTGGCTGCCGCGCACCTTGGGCATGATCAACTGA
- a CDS encoding TRAP transporter small permease has protein sequence MLRILDHIEEWLITLLIGVATVIIFVSVVHRYAAGFDVPGLQDWLLSLNLGWAQELCIILFVWMAKFGAAYGVRTGIHVGVDVLINQLQPALRNKFVVFGLAAGALFTGIICALGSHFVWENGAAYAVLTALGQDTGDLFEGPTTPDLEWPTWIVYMAIPLGSGLMCFRFLQVMTAFIRTGELPHHDHAHVEGMEDVKPVLIGEAVEDAEEREHAKGGRQ, from the coding sequence GTGCTCCGAATACTCGACCATATCGAGGAGTGGCTCATCACGCTGCTGATAGGCGTGGCCACCGTCATCATTTTCGTGTCCGTCGTGCATCGCTACGCCGCCGGTTTCGACGTGCCCGGCCTGCAGGACTGGCTGCTGTCGCTGAACCTGGGCTGGGCGCAGGAACTGTGCATCATCCTGTTCGTCTGGATGGCCAAGTTCGGCGCCGCCTACGGTGTGCGCACCGGCATCCACGTCGGCGTCGACGTGCTGATCAACCAGCTGCAGCCGGCGCTGCGCAACAAGTTCGTCGTGTTTGGCCTGGCGGCCGGCGCGCTGTTCACCGGCATCATCTGTGCGCTGGGCAGCCACTTCGTGTGGGAGAACGGCGCCGCCTACGCCGTGCTGACCGCGCTGGGTCAGGACACCGGTGATCTGTTCGAGGGGCCGACCACGCCCGACCTCGAATGGCCGACCTGGATCGTCTACATGGCCATTCCGCTGGGTTCCGGCCTGATGTGCTTCCGCTTCCTGCAGGTGATGACGGCCTTCATCCGCACCGGTGAGCTGCCGCACCACGATCATGCGCACGTCGAAGGCATGGAGGACGTCAAGCCGGTGCTGATCGGCGAGGCGGTCGAAGACGCCGAAGAGCGCGAACACGCCAAGGGAGGCCGCCAATGA
- a CDS encoding TRAP transporter substrate-binding protein — protein sequence MKLHSMLFGLLTLGLTPFALAQQPIVIKFSHVVATETPKGKAADFFKKRAEELTGGKVKVEVYPNSQLYKDKEEMEALQLGAVQMLAPSLAKFGPLGVKEFEVFDLPFIFDGYADLHKVTQGPIGASILKKLEPKGIVGLGFWDNGFKSFSANTPIKTPADLKGKKLRIQSSKVLEEQIRALGALPQVMAFSEVYQALQTGVVDGTENPHSNLYTQKMHEVQKHMAVTDHGYLGYAVIVNKKFWDGLPADVRGQLDTAMKEATSYANKIAKEENDAALEGVRKSGKTQVYVPTAEERLAFKRALVPVHKKMESRMGADLIQAIYKETNFDPSKL from the coding sequence ATGAAACTTCATTCCATGCTTTTCGGCCTGCTCACGCTCGGCCTGACTCCGTTTGCGCTGGCGCAGCAGCCCATCGTGATCAAGTTCAGCCACGTCGTGGCGACCGAGACGCCGAAGGGCAAGGCCGCCGACTTCTTCAAGAAGCGCGCCGAGGAACTGACCGGCGGCAAGGTGAAGGTCGAGGTGTATCCGAACAGCCAGCTGTACAAGGACAAGGAAGAGATGGAGGCGCTGCAGCTGGGCGCCGTGCAAATGCTGGCGCCGTCGCTGGCCAAGTTCGGCCCGCTGGGCGTCAAGGAATTCGAGGTGTTCGACCTGCCGTTCATCTTCGACGGCTACGCCGACCTGCACAAGGTGACCCAGGGCCCGATCGGTGCGTCCATCCTGAAGAAGCTGGAACCGAAGGGCATCGTCGGCCTGGGCTTCTGGGACAACGGCTTCAAGTCCTTCTCGGCCAATACGCCGATCAAGACGCCGGCTGACCTGAAGGGCAAGAAGCTGCGCATCCAGTCGTCCAAGGTGCTGGAAGAGCAGATCCGCGCGCTCGGCGCGCTGCCGCAGGTGATGGCTTTCTCCGAGGTTTACCAGGCGCTGCAGACCGGCGTGGTCGACGGTACCGAGAACCCGCATTCCAACCTCTACACGCAGAAGATGCATGAGGTGCAGAAGCATATGGCGGTGACCGACCACGGCTATCTGGGTTACGCCGTCATCGTGAACAAGAAGTTCTGGGACGGTCTGCCGGCCGACGTGCGCGGTCAGCTCGACACGGCCATGAAGGAAGCCACCAGCTACGCCAACAAGATCGCCAAGGAAGAGAACGACGCTGCGCTCGAAGGCGTGCGCAAGAGCGGCAAGACCCAGGTCTATGTGCCGACGGCCGAAGAGCGTCTGGCGTTCAAGCGTGCGCTGGTGCCGGTGCACAAGAAGATGGAAAGCCGCATGGGCGCCGACCTCATCCAGGCCATCTACAAGGAAACCAACTTCGATCCGTCGAAGCTGTAA
- a CDS encoding EAL domain-containing response regulator has translation MASEADALALLNETGVMVVEDSLPQRMVLLGMLRELGVSVIEEAANGEEALQKLQALTRPPAVVLVDLEMPVMDGVELLHRMAASGYRPGVIIASSREAILLDSVETMVGELGLRLLACMPKPILRDRLYAALRAGAQSNNSLPPATGVHGAIPSPEVSPEDLAAALEAGRIVPWFQPKVDLQTAMPRGAEVLARWINEDGSITEPTRFIGVAERSGQIALLTVVMLRGALEALQRWDSRGLRLSVAVNLSPLTFSDRKLADDLIEQVAQAGIDAGRITFEVTETAMTSGTAALKTLLRLKLNGFSLAIDDFGTGFSSMEQLSKVPFSELKIDRSIVHEAHTRPARRTILESAIDMGRRLGMVTVGEGVESLEDWQLLSQLGCDLAQGYFMSRPLSFDDFVPVTTQLNRTLREKVLPVSGVR, from the coding sequence ATGGCAAGTGAAGCGGATGCCCTGGCGCTGCTGAACGAAACCGGAGTCATGGTTGTCGAGGACAGCCTGCCGCAACGCATGGTACTGCTGGGCATGCTGCGCGAACTGGGGGTGTCCGTCATCGAGGAGGCGGCGAACGGAGAGGAGGCGCTGCAGAAGCTGCAGGCGCTGACGCGCCCGCCGGCTGTTGTGCTGGTGGATCTGGAAATGCCGGTGATGGACGGCGTGGAGTTGCTGCATCGCATGGCCGCCTCGGGTTACCGGCCCGGGGTGATCATTGCCAGTTCGCGCGAGGCGATCCTGCTCGACTCCGTTGAGACCATGGTGGGCGAACTGGGCCTGCGACTGCTGGCCTGCATGCCCAAGCCCATCCTGCGTGATCGTCTGTATGCCGCGTTGCGCGCGGGCGCACAGTCCAACAATTCCCTGCCGCCCGCGACCGGCGTGCATGGCGCGATACCGTCGCCAGAGGTCAGCCCCGAAGACCTGGCTGCAGCCCTGGAGGCGGGCCGCATCGTGCCGTGGTTCCAGCCCAAGGTGGATCTGCAGACGGCGATGCCGCGTGGCGCCGAAGTGCTGGCGCGCTGGATCAACGAGGACGGAAGCATCACCGAACCGACACGCTTCATCGGCGTGGCGGAACGCAGCGGTCAGATCGCGCTGCTGACGGTCGTCATGTTGCGCGGCGCACTGGAAGCGCTTCAGCGCTGGGACAGTCGCGGCCTGCGTCTCTCCGTGGCCGTCAACCTGTCGCCGTTAACCTTTTCAGACCGCAAGCTCGCGGACGATCTGATCGAGCAGGTGGCACAGGCGGGCATCGATGCTGGCCGCATTACCTTCGAAGTGACCGAAACGGCCATGACCTCGGGCACGGCGGCGCTGAAGACGCTGCTCAGGCTGAAGCTGAACGGCTTCTCGCTCGCCATCGACGACTTCGGCACCGGCTTCTCGTCGATGGAGCAATTGTCCAAGGTTCCATTTTCCGAGTTGAAGATCGACCGCTCCATCGTGCATGAAGCCCATACACGGCCGGCGCGGCGCACGATACTCGAGTCGGCGATCGACATGGGGCGCCGCTTGGGCATGGTGACCGTCGGCGAGGGCGTGGAAAGCCTGGAGGACTGGCAGCTGCTCAGCCAACTGGGCTGCGATCTGGCGCAAGGCTATTTCATGTCACGTCCGCTGTCCTTTGACGACTTCGTGCCGGTGACAACGCAGTTGAATCGCACGCTGCGCGAGAAGGTCCTCCCGGTTTCCGGCGTTCGCTGA
- a CDS encoding protein-glutamate methylesterase/protein-glutamine glutaminase produces the protein MLSPVAVKPPAPAGARIRVLIVDDSAVVRQVLSELLSADPLIRVIATAPDPLIALERLKVEWPDVIVTDVEMPRMDGVTFVRRIMSERPTPIVVCSSLTEKGAETTMEVLAAGAISVVTKPKLGIKQFLHESAQALTDAVKAAARARVARAAPAAGPKAGPKLTADVMLPPVTGEAMRMTTEKLIALGTSTGGTQALEAVLTQLPRVSPGIVVVQHMPERFTAAFAARLDSICAIHVKEAVNGDRVMPGVALIAPGGRHMMLRRNGAQYVVEVSDGPLVNRHKPSVDVLFRSVAKYAGKNALGIIMTGMGDDGARGLKEMRDAGATTYAQDEASCVVFGMPKEAIRFGAVEHVIGLDQIPGMINRYGK, from the coding sequence ATGCTGAGCCCGGTTGCCGTCAAACCGCCCGCACCGGCGGGTGCCCGCATTCGCGTCCTGATCGTCGACGATTCGGCGGTCGTGCGTCAGGTGCTGTCTGAACTGCTGTCGGCAGATCCGCTGATCCGCGTCATCGCCACCGCGCCGGACCCGCTGATCGCGCTCGAACGACTGAAGGTCGAGTGGCCGGACGTGATCGTGACCGACGTCGAGATGCCGCGCATGGACGGCGTCACCTTCGTGCGCCGCATCATGTCGGAGCGACCGACGCCCATCGTCGTCTGTTCGTCGCTGACCGAGAAGGGCGCGGAAACCACGATGGAGGTACTGGCCGCCGGCGCCATCAGCGTGGTGACCAAGCCCAAGCTCGGGATCAAGCAGTTCCTGCATGAGTCGGCCCAGGCCCTGACCGATGCCGTCAAGGCCGCGGCGCGGGCACGCGTCGCCCGCGCCGCGCCGGCGGCCGGCCCCAAGGCCGGGCCGAAGCTGACGGCCGACGTCATGTTGCCGCCGGTGACCGGCGAGGCGATGCGGATGACGACCGAAAAGCTCATTGCGCTGGGCACGTCGACCGGTGGCACACAGGCACTGGAGGCCGTGCTGACGCAACTGCCGCGGGTGTCGCCCGGCATCGTCGTCGTACAGCACATGCCCGAGCGTTTCACCGCCGCCTTTGCGGCGCGTCTGGACAGCATCTGCGCGATCCATGTCAAGGAGGCGGTGAATGGTGACCGTGTGATGCCGGGCGTGGCGCTGATCGCGCCGGGCGGCCGCCACATGATGCTCCGGCGCAATGGTGCTCAGTACGTCGTCGAGGTCAGCGACGGACCGCTGGTGAATCGGCACAAGCCGTCGGTTGATGTGCTGTTCCGCTCGGTCGCCAAGTATGCAGGCAAGAACGCGCTGGGCATCATCATGACCGGCATGGGTGATGACGGCGCGCGCGGACTGAAGGAGATGCGCGATGCCGGCGCTACGACATACGCTCAGGATGAAGCCAGTTGCGTGGTGTTCGGCATGCCGAAGGAGGCGATCAGATTCGGTGCCGTCGAGCACGTGATCGGACTCGATCAGATCCCCGGAATGATCAACCGTTATGGCAAGTGA
- a CDS encoding chemotaxis protein CheD, translating into MRPTIRTEIYLKPGDLFFGDETMCLRTVLGSCVAITMWHPARRIGGMCHFMLPGNARADRVGDGLSGRFAEGALKSMIREARRFGTRELDYQFKLFGGGNMFPGIAGSQNVPIGEANVRRARALLDALGVRPVAEHTGGYGQRVLMMDVSNGVVWMRHDDTRSGAGVSTHGELAC; encoded by the coding sequence ATGAGGCCGACGATAAGGACCGAAATCTATCTGAAGCCCGGAGATCTGTTCTTCGGCGACGAGACCATGTGCCTGCGCACGGTCCTGGGCTCCTGCGTCGCCATCACCATGTGGCACCCCGCCCGCAGGATAGGCGGCATGTGCCACTTCATGCTGCCCGGAAATGCCCGTGCCGATCGGGTAGGCGATGGGTTGAGCGGGCGTTTTGCAGAAGGCGCGCTGAAGTCGATGATCCGCGAAGCGCGGCGTTTCGGTACGCGCGAGCTCGATTACCAATTCAAGCTGTTCGGCGGGGGCAATATGTTTCCCGGAATCGCGGGCAGCCAAAACGTACCGATAGGCGAAGCCAACGTGCGACGTGCTCGCGCGCTGCTCGACGCGCTGGGTGTGCGGCCGGTGGCCGAACACACCGGCGGATACGGCCAGCGTGTGCTGATGATGGATGTCAGCAACGGCGTCGTATGGATGCGCCACGACGACACCCGTTCCGGCGCTGGCGTCAGCACCCACGGAGAACTTGCATGCTGA
- a CDS encoding CheR family methyltransferase encodes MSTAALAGSRPGAREAAFVVPAISDTDFRRFQGWLHAVAGIALADHKKTLLVGRLSKRLGPCGVRGWRDYFELLMDGGRPGELQIAIDLLTTNETYFFREPAHFSFLAEQILTRFDGSEPLRIWSAASSSGEEIYTLAMVLADTLGMGRRWEIFGSDLSTRVLETARRAHYPMTRADKIPPAFLKRFCLKGTGPQEGTFLIDRPLRERVSFAQINLNETLPDIGMFDIVFVRNVMIYFDPDTKRQVMGRILSKLKPRGHVFVSHSENLHGVTDRVEIVKPSIYRLK; translated from the coding sequence ATGAGTACCGCCGCACTTGCAGGGAGCCGGCCTGGCGCCAGGGAAGCTGCGTTCGTCGTCCCGGCCATCAGCGACACCGATTTCCGTCGCTTCCAGGGCTGGCTGCATGCGGTGGCGGGCATTGCGCTGGCCGACCACAAGAAGACGCTGCTCGTCGGACGCCTGTCGAAAAGGCTCGGACCGTGCGGCGTGCGCGGCTGGCGGGACTACTTCGAATTGCTGATGGACGGTGGCCGACCGGGCGAACTGCAGATCGCCATCGATCTGCTGACCACGAACGAAACCTACTTTTTCCGTGAGCCGGCCCACTTCAGCTTTCTCGCCGAGCAGATACTGACCCGCTTCGACGGCAGCGAGCCCTTGCGTATCTGGAGCGCTGCAAGCTCTTCCGGCGAGGAAATCTACACGCTGGCCATGGTGCTGGCCGACACGCTGGGCATGGGGCGGCGCTGGGAAATCTTCGGCTCTGACCTCAGCACGCGCGTGCTCGAAACGGCACGTCGTGCCCACTATCCGATGACCCGCGCGGACAAGATTCCGCCCGCTTTCCTGAAGCGCTTCTGCCTGAAGGGCACGGGCCCGCAGGAGGGCACCTTCCTGATCGACCGGCCGTTGCGCGAGCGGGTGTCGTTCGCGCAGATCAACCTGAACGAGACGCTGCCGGACATCGGCATGTTCGACATCGTCTTCGTGCGCAACGTGATGATCTATTTCGATCCGGACACCAAGCGCCAGGTCATGGGGCGCATCCTGAGCAAACTGAAGCCGCGCGGTCACGTCTTCGTAAGCCATTCGGAGAACCTGCACGGCGTCACTGATCGCGTCGAGATCGTCAAGCCTTCCATCTACCGCCTCAAATGA
- a CDS encoding chemotaxis protein CheW, with amino-acid sequence MNARHSMALTVVDDDDAAADQQQQYLTFRLGDESYALGLLSVKEIIEYGGVTQVPMMPGFVRGVINLRGRVVPVIDLAARLRSESAAVTRRTCIVIVEVANDGEAQDMGIIVDAVSQVVDIPPEAVEPGPSFGAKVRADFIAGMGKLDDGFVIMLDIDRVLAGDDMAAVNDMKVAG; translated from the coding sequence ATGAATGCACGGCATTCGATGGCGCTGACCGTGGTCGATGACGACGACGCCGCAGCGGACCAGCAACAGCAGTACCTGACCTTCAGGCTGGGCGACGAGAGCTACGCGCTGGGCCTTCTGTCGGTGAAGGAAATCATCGAGTACGGCGGTGTGACACAGGTGCCGATGATGCCGGGCTTCGTGCGCGGCGTGATCAATCTGCGCGGGCGGGTGGTGCCGGTGATCGATCTGGCGGCCCGCTTGCGCAGCGAAAGTGCCGCCGTGACACGGCGCACCTGCATCGTCATCGTGGAAGTCGCGAACGACGGCGAGGCGCAGGACATGGGAATCATCGTCGATGCGGTGAGCCAGGTGGTCGACATTCCGCCGGAGGCGGTGGAACCCGGTCCGTCCTTCGGTGCGAAAGTGAGGGCGGATTTCATCGCCGGCATGGGCAAGCTCGACGACGGCTTCGTGATCATGCTCGACATCGATCGTGTGCTCGCGGGCGACGACATGGCGGCGGTCAATGACATGAAGGTGGCTGGTTGA
- a CDS encoding methyl-accepting chemotaxis protein, producing the protein MGELLRLSTASGADAGAAGEAASAGRTLLLALTGAIVVLTVLSGWLLLRLRQGTLGGEPEILAGAAGKLAAGDFSAAAGLADAPTGSLAASLNQVSANLGLLMAQMSRMSAEHDRGDIDVTIDVNRFGGDFRVVAEQVNQMVAGHIAVKKKAMACIKEFGEGNMDAPMEQLPGKKAFINDTIEQVRTNIKGLIAEMSHMSAEHDRGDIDVMMDEARYKGAYRTMAQGLNQMVSGHIAVKKKAMACFKEFGEGNMDAPMEQLPGKKAFINDTIEQVRANIKDFIADMNHMSAEHDRGDIDVMMDEARFKGAYRTMAQGVNQMVSGHIAVKKKAMACFKAFGEGNMDAPMEQLPGKKAFINDTIEQVRGNIKALVADTDMLCRAALVGDLDKRADSSRHKGDFHRIVQGINDTLDAVINPVNEVMSVLAAMERNDLSTRVHGDYRGKLLELKNSINSTSDRLSQTIGEVIGVANGLASASEEVSATAQSLSQGASEQSAGVEETSASIEQMSASVNQNSENARVTDGIATQASREAAEGGEAVKQTVEAMRKIAERISIIDDIAYQTNLLALNAAIEAARAGSHGRGFAVVATEVRKLAERSQVAAQEIGGVANESLKVAARAGEVLQQLVPSIQKTSDLVQEISAASGEQASGVSQINSAMNQLSQTVQQTASASEELAATAEEMSGQAQQLQQAMSVFRLHGEKFAPGQAANELPARRAPVRSVSARGALALESASDSDFTRF; encoded by the coding sequence ATGGGCGAACTGCTTAGGCTATCGACCGCTTCCGGCGCCGACGCCGGTGCGGCGGGCGAGGCGGCCAGTGCGGGGCGTACGCTGCTGCTGGCGCTGACCGGGGCGATCGTCGTCCTGACCGTGTTGTCCGGCTGGCTTCTGCTGCGCTTGCGCCAGGGCACGCTTGGCGGTGAGCCGGAAATCCTTGCGGGCGCTGCCGGCAAGCTCGCGGCCGGCGACTTCTCGGCGGCTGCCGGACTTGCCGATGCGCCGACCGGAAGCCTCGCCGCGTCATTGAATCAGGTGTCGGCCAATCTTGGCCTGCTGATGGCGCAGATGAGCCGGATGTCGGCCGAGCACGACAGGGGCGACATCGACGTGACGATAGACGTCAATCGCTTCGGCGGGGACTTCCGTGTCGTCGCCGAGCAGGTGAACCAGATGGTGGCCGGTCACATCGCGGTGAAGAAGAAGGCGATGGCCTGCATCAAGGAATTCGGCGAAGGAAACATGGACGCGCCGATGGAACAGTTGCCGGGCAAGAAGGCCTTCATCAACGACACGATCGAACAGGTGCGCACCAACATCAAGGGCCTCATCGCCGAGATGAGCCACATGTCCGCCGAGCACGACCGCGGCGACATCGACGTGATGATGGACGAAGCCCGCTACAAGGGGGCTTACCGGACCATGGCCCAGGGCTTGAACCAGATGGTGTCCGGCCATATCGCGGTGAAGAAGAAGGCGATGGCCTGTTTCAAGGAATTCGGCGAAGGCAACATGGACGCGCCGATGGAACAGTTGCCGGGCAAGAAGGCCTTCATCAACGACACGATCGAGCAGGTCCGCGCCAACATCAAGGATTTCATCGCCGACATGAACCACATGTCGGCCGAGCATGACCGTGGCGACATCGACGTGATGATGGACGAGGCCCGCTTCAAGGGCGCTTACCGGACCATGGCACAGGGCGTGAACCAGATGGTGTCCGGCCACATCGCGGTGAAGAAGAAGGCGATGGCCTGCTTCAAGGCATTCGGCGAAGGGAATATGGATGCGCCGATGGAACAGTTGCCGGGCAAGAAGGCCTTCATCAACGACACCATCGAGCAGGTGCGCGGGAACATCAAGGCGCTGGTCGCCGATACCGACATGCTGTGCCGCGCCGCGCTGGTCGGCGATCTGGACAAGCGTGCCGACTCGAGCCGGCACAAGGGCGATTTCCATCGCATCGTGCAGGGCATCAACGACACGCTGGACGCGGTGATCAACCCGGTCAACGAAGTGATGTCCGTGCTGGCGGCGATGGAGCGCAACGACCTGAGCACCCGTGTCCATGGCGACTACCGCGGCAAGCTGCTGGAGCTCAAGAACTCGATCAACAGCACCAGCGATCGCCTGTCGCAGACCATAGGCGAGGTCATCGGTGTCGCCAACGGTCTGGCGAGTGCGTCGGAAGAGGTTTCGGCGACGGCGCAGTCGCTGAGCCAGGGCGCGAGCGAACAGTCTGCCGGGGTTGAAGAGACGTCGGCGTCGATCGAGCAGATGTCGGCGTCGGTGAACCAGAACAGCGAGAACGCGCGGGTGACCGACGGTATCGCGACGCAGGCTTCGCGCGAAGCGGCGGAAGGCGGCGAGGCGGTGAAGCAGACGGTGGAGGCGATGCGCAAGATTGCCGAGCGCATTTCGATCATCGACGACATTGCCTACCAGACGAATCTGCTGGCGCTGAACGCGGCGATCGAAGCTGCGCGTGCGGGCAGCCACGGTCGGGGCTTCGCGGTGGTGGCGACGGAAGTGCGCAAGCTGGCGGAACGCTCTCAGGTGGCGGCGCAGGAAATCGGCGGGGTTGCGAACGAGTCGCTGAAGGTTGCGGCGCGAGCGGGCGAGGTGCTGCAACAGCTGGTGCCGTCTATCCAGAAGACTTCGGATCTGGTGCAGGAGATCTCGGCGGCGTCGGGCGAGCAGGCCAGCGGCGTGTCGCAGATCAACAGCGCGATGAATCAGCTGAGCCAGACCGTGCAGCAGACCGCGTCGGCGTCGGAAGAGCTGGCGGCGACGGCCGAGGAAATGAGCGGCCAGGCGCAGCAGCTGCAGCAGGCGATGTCGGTGTTCCGTCTGCATGGCGAGAAGTTCGCGCCCGGCCAGGCTGCGAATGAACTGCCCGCCCGCCGCGCCCCGGTGCGCAGCGTTTCCGCGCGCGGCGCACTGGCGCTCGAAAGTGCGAGCGACAGCGATTTCACACGTTTCTAG